In Plasmodium malariae genome assembly, contig: PmUG01_00_25, whole genome shotgun sequence, the following are encoded in one genomic region:
- the PmUG01_00046500 gene encoding Plasmodium exported protein, unknown function, which yields MEQNFVKYLLIKTAVFILLFWICHFNNDMRSTYDNSKFIIKLDVSLSRMMAAHKKENHSNIKCIKKEMKNNGEYKKKESSITNTAITVKNRKLDKIYYKNLVSYMANADFKYLRKSMKKKVFQICVLASFHILFGILLIVLEKLNYLNVLKLFDPLHLSTLGFVIFMYIVILSMFYFYKKFQTYTKLTRIKDDIYNTAYPSFRKVVFYKD from the exons ATGGAGCAAAATTTtgtgaaatatttattaattaaaactgctgtatttatccttttattttGGATATGTCATTTTAACAATGACATG AGATCCACATATGATAATagcaaatttattataaaattagatGTGAGTTTGTCTCGAATGATGGCGGCacataaaaaggaaaatcattcaaatattaaatgtataaagaaggaaatgaaaaataatggagaatacaaaaaaaaggaatcaTCTATTACTAACACGGCAATCAcagtaaaaaatagaaagctagacaaaatatattataaaaatttagttaGTTATATGGCAAATGCTGATTTTAAGtatttaagaaaaagtatgaaaaaaaaagtatttcaGATTTGTGTTTTAGCTAGCttccatatattatttggaatactattaattgttttagaaaaattaaattatttaaatgttttaaagtTATTTGATCCTTTACATTTATCAACTCTAGGATTTGTGATATTCATGTATATAGTTATACTaagtatgttttatttttacaaaaaatttcaaacATATACAAAGTTAACACGCATAAaagatgatatatataatacggCATATCCTTCTTTCCGTAAAGTAGTCTTTTATAAAGATTAA
- the PmUG01_00046400 gene encoding fam-l protein has protein sequence MGKKQKTIIFINFLGFIFLSWICHFYIDVSMFNISLHNYCELKKILKIRNYRLLGKYKHNMDLNFICTKEEIPNIGLNNRKNICNNEESVKTKMKQSNGSSPGNTRCHKKHMKHKTCTFETKKYSHLERKIFKELDYQDFLKNNRTISDKLYKKIIIKKYRLRFALPLVLFFLFSLGLILDFSCNCGLRRGLYKLLSFSLSPLIMGNFHTYLKDNVDSFFKYSVPKSSGNGTTYFYITPFFDFLIYCVLCFIFGITLISGIIYYHNKVKKFDKIKYKKR, from the exons ATggggaaaaaacaaaagacaatcatatttattaattttttgggGTTCATCTTTTTATCTTGGATATGTCATTTTTACATTGATGTt agcATGTTCAATATTTCACTGCATAATTACTGCGAGCTTAAgaaaatactaaaaataaggaattaTAGATTACTAGGAAAGTATAAACATAATATggatttaaattttatatgtacaaaagaagaaatacCAAATATTGGattaaataatagaaaaaatatatgtaataatgaagaaagtgtgaaaacaaaaatgaagcaGTCAAATGGAAGTTCACCAGGAAATACAAGATGtcataaaaaacatatgaaaCATAAAACTTGTacatttgaaacaaaaaaatattctcatTTGGAAAGAAAGATATTCAAGGAACTTGATTATCaggattttcttaaaaacaacAGAACAATTAGTGATAAgttgtacaaaaaaataataattaaaaaatacagattACGGTTTGCTTTGCCTTTAGTATTGTTTTTCTTGTTCTCATTAGGATTAATATTAGATTTTTCTTGTAATTGTGGCCTTAGGAGGGGGTTATATAAGTTATTGAGTTTTTCATTAAGTCCGTTAATAATGGGAAATTTTCACACTTATTTGAAGGACAATGTAGACTCGTTTTTCAAGTATTCAGTACCAAAAAGTAGTGGAAATGGTactacttatttttatataacaccgttttttgattttctaatatattgcGTACTCTGTTTTATATTTGGTATAACTCTTATATCaggaattatttattaccataacaaagttaaaaaatttgataaaattaaatataagaaaaggtaa